The following proteins come from a genomic window of Natronosalvus vescus:
- a CDS encoding DUF5815 family protein, giving the protein MAEPRVPGDDTRTLELPCGRTLDPHDIDLGMREYNCSCGDRHAVVTDVHPPSRFVPESLVAVLRETVDTADDFDEFGTPHLLGIVMEEFPEKVVVHDAAEDGAVGYTLLWVTDFDSRRLHVIVVELIVELMEHAISHAEDGDAITEFESQMLEFDVESFVDEYRQLRDFESEHDAPV; this is encoded by the coding sequence ATGGCCGAACCTCGCGTCCCGGGTGACGACACGCGAACGCTCGAATTGCCCTGTGGACGGACGCTCGACCCACATGACATCGACCTCGGTATGCGAGAGTACAACTGTTCCTGTGGCGACCGCCACGCCGTCGTCACCGACGTCCATCCACCCTCGAGATTCGTTCCGGAGTCGCTCGTCGCCGTGTTACGGGAGACGGTCGACACCGCCGACGACTTCGACGAGTTCGGCACCCCTCACCTGCTCGGGATCGTCATGGAGGAGTTCCCAGAGAAGGTGGTCGTCCACGACGCGGCCGAAGACGGTGCCGTCGGCTACACGCTGTTGTGGGTCACCGACTTCGACTCACGCCGTCTCCACGTGATCGTCGTCGAGTTGATCGTCGAACTGATGGAACACGCGATCAGCCACGCCGAGGACGGCGACGCGATTACCGAGTTCGAGAGCCAGATGCTCGAGTTCGACGTCGAATCGTTCGTCGACGAGTACCGACAGCTTCGGGACTTCGAGAGCGAACACGACGCGCCGGTTTGA
- the rqcH gene encoding ribosome rescue protein RqcH: protein MEPKRELTSVDLAALVGELGTYEGAKVDKAYLYGDDLVRLKMRDFDRGRVELLIEVGEQKRVQTLSPERVPDAPGRPPQFAMMLRNRLSGADFVGVEQYEFDRILEFVFDREDGVTRIIVELFGQGNVAVTDSEYEVIDCLETVRLKSRTVVPGSRYEFPESRVNPLTISREAFDHSMDDSDTDVVRTLATQLNFGGLYAEELCTRAGVEKTLDIEDAGEDEYERLYEAIERLAIDLRNGQVEPRVYLEDGDDGESEANETNDAGTSAEPADETAANNHVVDVTPFPLEERNVLPSEPYDTFLDALEEYFLRLELEDDEPDPRAQRPDFEEQIAKHQRIIDQQEGAIAGFDEQAEAEREKAELLYAHYGTVDDLLSTVRSARADGVPWGEIAGRLDEAKEQGMDAAQPFVDVNGKEGTVTIRLEGDPITLLVEDGVEKNADRLYTEAKRIAEKKEGALAAIEDTREELAEIKRRRDEWEADDGPETDDIDEEADQRDWLAEPSVPVRENEQWYERFRWFHTSDGFLVIGGRNADQNEELVKKYLERGDKVLHTQAHGGPVTVLKATDPSEASSKDIEIPESSVEEAAQFAVSYSSVWKDGRYAGDVYVVDSDQVSKTPESGEYLEKGGFAIRGDRRYLDDTPVGVAVGIQCEPYTRVIGGPPSAIEAVAVTTIRVEPGRFAQADAAKRIYRELRERFTDESFVRKIASPDQIAHFLPPGGSRLLEE, encoded by the coding sequence ATCGAGCCCAAACGGGAACTCACCAGCGTCGACCTGGCAGCCCTCGTCGGCGAACTCGGCACCTACGAGGGGGCGAAAGTCGACAAGGCTTACCTCTATGGCGACGATCTCGTTCGTCTCAAGATGCGCGACTTCGACCGCGGGCGGGTGGAACTACTGATCGAGGTCGGTGAGCAAAAACGAGTCCAGACCCTCTCGCCCGAACGGGTGCCCGATGCACCCGGGCGGCCACCGCAGTTCGCGATGATGCTTCGCAACCGACTTTCCGGCGCTGACTTCGTCGGCGTCGAGCAGTACGAGTTCGATCGCATCCTCGAGTTCGTCTTCGACCGCGAAGACGGCGTTACCCGCATCATCGTCGAACTCTTCGGCCAGGGGAACGTCGCCGTCACCGACAGCGAGTACGAGGTGATCGACTGCCTCGAGACCGTTCGACTGAAATCCCGGACGGTCGTCCCGGGATCGCGCTATGAGTTCCCGGAATCGCGGGTCAACCCGCTCACGATCTCGCGCGAGGCGTTCGATCACTCCATGGACGACTCCGACACCGACGTCGTGCGAACGCTCGCGACCCAGCTCAACTTCGGCGGGCTCTACGCCGAAGAGCTCTGTACGCGTGCTGGCGTCGAGAAGACCCTCGATATCGAGGACGCCGGCGAGGACGAGTACGAACGGCTCTACGAGGCGATCGAACGGCTGGCGATCGATCTCCGAAACGGGCAGGTCGAGCCACGGGTGTACCTCGAGGATGGCGACGACGGCGAGAGCGAAGCCAACGAGACTAACGATGCGGGAACGAGCGCGGAACCAGCGGACGAAACCGCCGCAAACAACCACGTCGTCGACGTGACGCCGTTCCCGCTCGAGGAACGCAACGTGTTGCCCAGCGAGCCCTACGACACGTTTCTGGACGCACTCGAGGAGTACTTCCTTCGGCTGGAACTCGAGGACGACGAACCCGATCCGCGGGCCCAGCGACCGGATTTCGAAGAACAGATCGCGAAACACCAGCGAATCATCGACCAGCAGGAGGGGGCCATCGCGGGCTTCGACGAGCAAGCAGAAGCCGAACGCGAGAAGGCCGAACTGCTGTACGCTCACTACGGCACGGTCGACGACCTCCTGTCGACGGTTCGGTCGGCGAGAGCCGACGGCGTTCCCTGGGGTGAGATCGCCGGCCGTCTCGACGAGGCTAAAGAGCAGGGGATGGACGCCGCCCAACCGTTCGTCGACGTCAACGGCAAGGAGGGTACGGTGACGATCCGCCTCGAGGGCGACCCAATTACCCTCCTCGTCGAGGACGGCGTGGAGAAGAACGCAGACCGCCTCTACACCGAGGCCAAGCGTATCGCGGAGAAAAAAGAGGGTGCGCTCGCGGCCATCGAGGACACCCGCGAGGAGCTCGCGGAGATCAAACGGCGCCGCGACGAGTGGGAGGCTGACGACGGGCCGGAGACCGACGATATCGACGAAGAGGCGGATCAACGCGACTGGCTCGCCGAACCCTCGGTGCCGGTTCGCGAAAACGAACAGTGGTACGAGCGGTTTCGCTGGTTCCACACGAGCGACGGGTTCCTCGTCATCGGCGGGCGAAACGCCGATCAGAACGAGGAACTGGTCAAGAAGTACCTCGAACGCGGCGATAAGGTGTTACACACGCAGGCCCACGGCGGGCCCGTGACGGTGTTGAAGGCGACCGACCCGAGCGAGGCGTCCTCGAAGGACATCGAGATTCCGGAGAGCAGCGTCGAGGAGGCTGCCCAGTTCGCCGTCTCCTACTCGTCAGTCTGGAAGGACGGCCGGTACGCGGGCGACGTCTACGTGGTCGACTCCGATCAGGTCTCGAAGACGCCCGAAAGCGGCGAGTACCTCGAGAAAGGCGGGTTCGCCATCCGTGGCGACCGCAGGTACCTCGACGACACGCCGGTCGGCGTCGCCGTCGGCATCCAGTGTGAACCCTACACCCGCGTGATCGGCGGACCGCCGTCGGCCATCGAGGCGGTCGCGGTGACGACGATTCGGGTCGAACCGGGTCGGTTCGCCCAGGCCGACGCGGCGAAACGGATTTACCGCGAACTCCGTGAGCGGTTCACCGACGAATCGTTCGTCAGAAAGATCGCCAGCCCGGATCAGATCGCCCACTTCCTGCCACCGGGTGGGAGCCGGCTGCTCGAAGAGTAA
- a CDS encoding DUF5779 family protein — protein MSDFDLDLRTVEEHIDDELELEGSILLDVLDGSKPPEEWLEAIGAGNVLVLNVKGDVNELAAGFARDIKESGGSLVHFRGFLIVAPPGVDVDTSRL, from the coding sequence ATGAGCGATTTCGACCTCGACCTCCGAACCGTCGAGGAACACATCGACGACGAACTCGAGCTCGAAGGGAGCATCCTCCTCGACGTGCTCGACGGATCGAAACCCCCGGAGGAGTGGCTCGAGGCCATCGGGGCAGGAAACGTACTGGTGTTGAACGTCAAGGGCGACGTCAACGAATTGGCGGCGGGCTTCGCGCGCGACATCAAGGAATCGGGCGGCAGTCTGGTGCACTTCCGCGGGTTTTTGATCGTTGCGCCGCCGGGTGTCGACGTGGATACGAGCCGGTTGTGA
- a CDS encoding VOC family protein — protein sequence MLTGLAWLGLEVKYLEPARRFYEETLELSVRLDGRSHPALVAASGATDTDDGISTDTNDGEGDAVVFRAGESDIVLRRPTSLPRGGVHTHFACSIPAAEYDDWWERLDGAYDLDEHTFGDARSLYLYDPDGNCVELGQTEVAGPGIDGIFEIVLEVADLEAAEARYAELGFETVDRGDDRQRVRMNGPMALELWEPQLGLADARGGLHVDLGFETDDLEAVEKALGRNVCSLERTDSRLVARDPDGHHLTFLVESGEG from the coding sequence ATGCTGACTGGGCTGGCCTGGCTCGGACTCGAGGTCAAGTACCTCGAGCCCGCCCGTCGATTTTACGAGGAGACGCTCGAGCTGTCAGTTCGACTGGATGGGCGTTCCCATCCCGCACTGGTAGCTGCTTCAGGCGCCACCGATACCGACGACGGGATCAGTACCGATACGAATGATGGCGAGGGCGACGCCGTCGTCTTTCGGGCTGGTGAGAGCGATATCGTCCTCCGGCGACCCACGTCGCTCCCTCGTGGGGGCGTCCACACCCACTTCGCGTGTTCGATTCCGGCCGCTGAGTACGACGACTGGTGGGAGCGCCTCGATGGTGCCTACGACCTCGACGAACACACCTTTGGCGACGCTCGCTCGTTGTACCTGTACGATCCCGACGGGAACTGCGTCGAGCTGGGACAGACCGAGGTGGCCGGGCCGGGGATCGACGGCATCTTCGAGATCGTCCTCGAGGTCGCCGATCTCGAGGCTGCCGAAGCCCGCTATGCCGAACTGGGATTCGAAACGGTCGACCGGGGCGACGACCGCCAACGGGTCAGGATGAACGGCCCGATGGCGCTCGAGCTCTGGGAGCCACAGCTCGGGCTGGCCGATGCCAGAGGCGGCCTCCATGTCGATCTGGGATTCGAGACGGACGATCTCGAAGCGGTGGAAAAAGCACTCGGGAGGAACGTGTGTTCGCTCGAGCGAACCGACTCGCGACTCGTCGCTCGCGATCCGGACGGACACCACCTGACGTTTCTGGTGGAGTCTGGAGAGGGATAG
- a CDS encoding response regulator, with amino-acid sequence MNSYTPEEPIEIVLIEDNPGDVRLTQEAFNSVESDVTFQVVTNGVEAGRYFSELDGSDPDDHPDLVLLDLNLPRSDGFDVLDILAEEIEYPPPPVLILSSSESKADIIKSYEKAANAYLTKPQSPTEFDSMAQAIESFWIDTAQHAPVEACA; translated from the coding sequence ATGAATTCCTACACCCCCGAAGAGCCAATCGAGATCGTCCTGATCGAGGACAATCCCGGCGACGTCCGACTCACTCAGGAGGCGTTCAACAGCGTCGAGAGCGACGTTACCTTCCAGGTCGTCACCAATGGCGTGGAGGCGGGCCGCTATTTCAGTGAACTCGATGGATCCGATCCGGACGACCATCCAGACCTCGTCCTCCTGGATCTCAACCTGCCGCGTTCGGACGGGTTTGACGTGCTCGACATACTCGCAGAGGAAATCGAGTATCCGCCGCCACCGGTGTTGATCCTCTCGAGTTCCGAGAGCAAAGCGGACATCATCAAGAGCTACGAGAAGGCGGCGAACGCCTACCTCACCAAACCCCAGTCGCCGACCGAGTTCGATTCGATGGCCCAGGCGATCGAGTCGTTCTGGATCGACACCGCCCAGCACGCGCCGGTCGAGGCCTGTGCGTAA
- a CDS encoding gamma-glutamyltransferase family protein, translated as MDYDLDRFDSRRSSVHATGGMVATSQPLAAQAGLSILQDGGNAFDAAVATAAALNVVEPTSTGLGGDVFALYRTADGDVGAMRACGGAPAEATIENVSASIRDHGNAADWYPEARGYAVDDASDEDALEMPFLGPHAVTVPGTARGWEATVEELGRKSLADVLEPAITYATEGYPVSEVISYYWQGGPRLFTDDHAREAYLFDDEAPDPGQVVTLERLGESMQRIAEEGADVVYEGEIAEAIAEEIQSQGGFMTVDDLAAFEPEFLDPVSTTYNGTEVYELPPNNQGLIALEALNIAEEIGAGEHDYDSPERIHAFAEAMKLAFVDGHHYITDPEYETVPPLASKAYARERASAIGDSPIQDPEVGVPTKAAEDADTVLLTVGDAEGNLVSYINSRFAGFGSGLVAGDTGIALQNRGASFSLDPDHPNSLEPGKRPFHTLVPAIAKFDEDDWAAFGVMGGYMQPQGHVQLISNLVDYGMGAQEALDAPRWRYREEGTLGVEERLPNQTGLVRKGHDVRILPPSLFGGAQLVRRTGDVLTGATEPRKDGQAVGF; from the coding sequence ATGGACTACGACCTCGACCGATTCGACTCGAGACGCTCCTCGGTACACGCGACCGGTGGGATGGTCGCGACGAGCCAACCGCTTGCTGCCCAGGCCGGCCTGTCGATCCTCCAGGACGGCGGGAACGCCTTCGACGCGGCGGTCGCCACTGCGGCCGCACTGAACGTCGTCGAACCGACCTCGACGGGGCTCGGGGGCGACGTCTTCGCCCTCTACCGGACGGCCGACGGCGACGTGGGGGCGATGCGCGCCTGCGGCGGCGCGCCTGCCGAGGCGACGATCGAAAACGTCTCCGCATCGATCCGCGACCACGGGAACGCTGCGGACTGGTACCCCGAAGCCCGGGGCTACGCCGTCGACGACGCGTCCGACGAGGACGCACTCGAGATGCCCTTCCTCGGGCCGCACGCGGTCACGGTGCCGGGGACGGCCCGCGGCTGGGAGGCGACGGTCGAGGAACTCGGCCGTAAATCGCTGGCGGACGTCCTCGAGCCGGCGATCACCTATGCCACCGAGGGCTACCCCGTCTCGGAGGTCATTTCGTATTACTGGCAGGGCGGCCCCCGACTCTTCACTGACGACCACGCCCGTGAGGCGTACCTGTTCGACGACGAGGCACCTGATCCGGGACAGGTCGTCACGCTCGAGCGCCTCGGCGAGTCGATGCAACGAATCGCCGAGGAGGGCGCAGACGTGGTCTACGAGGGTGAGATCGCCGAGGCCATCGCCGAGGAGATCCAGTCCCAGGGCGGGTTCATGACGGTCGACGACCTCGCCGCCTTCGAACCGGAGTTCCTCGACCCGGTCAGCACCACGTACAACGGCACTGAGGTCTACGAACTGCCGCCGAACAACCAGGGGCTGATCGCCCTCGAGGCGCTCAATATCGCCGAGGAGATCGGTGCCGGCGAGCACGACTACGACTCCCCCGAGCGCATCCACGCCTTCGCGGAGGCGATGAAACTCGCGTTCGTCGACGGGCACCACTACATCACGGATCCGGAGTACGAGACGGTTCCACCGCTTGCCTCGAAGGCCTACGCTCGCGAGCGGGCGTCGGCAATCGGCGACAGTCCCATCCAGGATCCCGAGGTTGGCGTGCCAACGAAGGCGGCCGAGGACGCCGACACCGTCCTCCTGACGGTGGGCGACGCGGAGGGGAACCTCGTCTCCTACATCAACTCCCGCTTCGCTGGCTTCGGCAGCGGCCTCGTCGCCGGCGACACCGGTATTGCGCTCCAGAACCGTGGGGCGTCGTTCTCGCTCGATCCCGACCATCCGAACAGCCTCGAGCCAGGCAAGCGACCGTTCCACACCCTGGTTCCGGCGATCGCGAAATTCGACGAGGACGACTGGGCCGCCTTCGGCGTGATGGGCGGCTATATGCAGCCCCAGGGCCACGTCCAGCTCATTTCGAACCTCGTCGACTATGGGATGGGTGCCCAGGAGGCCCTCGACGCGCCTCGTTGGCGCTACCGGGAGGAGGGGACGCTCGGCGTCGAAGAACGGCTACCCAATCAAACGGGACTGGTTCGAAAAGGCCACGACGTGCGGATCCTCCCGCCGTCGTTGTTCGGCGGCGCACAACTCGTTCGCCGTACGGGGGACGTGCTCACCGGGGCGACCGAACCCCGGAAGGACGGGCAGGCGGTCGGATTCTGA
- a CDS encoding PQQ-binding-like beta-propeller repeat protein encodes MTRPSSPRVSRRQFLASGSLAVAGLAGCAMPGYGTYDRDQESFDPEILPYDETYPLRDDATMFRGGLRRLGYYPEETVPDAVSVNWSLPVNYVGHTAAKSTPLPTPDGETIVIPADTGRLHAVDPEGRHRWTRMTGASRSLGFHGTPTIIGDVAYLGGYDGDMYAFDPDTGDEIWHTSRGRLDGAIAIGSSPAYWEGVVYVVTEYSNPDAGTMWALDAGTGEPLWKDDRLWGMPHPSTAIDPATQRMITGSNDGVVYCWEFPSLEFEWEFQTGREVKGTIPTYDGGAFVGSWDGYVYRLDLEDGTEEWSFEIGQVVMSNPGIDPEAGVVYVGGDDWTVYALDTDTGEELWSTYVHGNVIGSLTVTADAVLVGSYDGNLYCLEKDTGSVRWTVENRGHVTSEPVPRDGRIYYAERASIANYWDDELETVFEAPGHAYCLVPEE; translated from the coding sequence ATGACCCGTCCCTCGAGTCCCCGCGTCTCGAGACGCCAGTTCCTCGCCAGTGGGAGCCTCGCGGTCGCCGGCCTGGCAGGCTGTGCGATGCCGGGATACGGCACGTACGACCGCGATCAGGAGTCGTTCGATCCCGAGATCCTGCCCTACGACGAGACCTATCCACTGCGGGACGACGCAACGATGTTCCGTGGTGGCCTTCGCCGGTTGGGCTACTATCCGGAGGAGACCGTTCCGGACGCGGTGTCGGTCAACTGGTCGCTCCCGGTCAACTACGTCGGGCACACGGCGGCGAAGTCGACGCCGCTGCCGACGCCCGACGGCGAAACGATCGTGATCCCCGCCGACACCGGCAGGCTCCACGCCGTCGATCCCGAGGGGCGACATCGATGGACGCGAATGACCGGCGCGTCACGCTCGCTCGGCTTTCACGGCACACCGACGATTATCGGCGACGTCGCCTACCTGGGGGGTTACGACGGCGACATGTACGCCTTCGATCCCGACACTGGCGACGAGATCTGGCACACTTCCCGTGGTCGCCTCGACGGCGCAATTGCCATCGGCTCGAGTCCTGCTTACTGGGAGGGCGTCGTCTACGTCGTCACGGAGTACTCGAACCCGGACGCGGGGACGATGTGGGCGCTCGACGCCGGGACGGGTGAGCCCCTGTGGAAGGACGACCGCCTGTGGGGGATGCCCCACCCGTCGACGGCGATCGATCCCGCCACCCAGCGGATGATCACGGGCTCGAACGACGGCGTCGTCTACTGCTGGGAGTTTCCCTCGCTCGAGTTCGAGTGGGAGTTCCAAACCGGCAGGGAAGTCAAGGGAACGATCCCGACCTACGACGGGGGCGCGTTCGTCGGCTCCTGGGACGGGTACGTCTACCGCCTCGACCTCGAGGACGGTACCGAGGAGTGGTCGTTCGAAATCGGCCAGGTCGTCATGTCGAATCCGGGGATCGACCCCGAGGCCGGCGTGGTCTACGTCGGTGGCGACGACTGGACGGTCTACGCCCTCGACACCGACACGGGCGAAGAGCTGTGGTCGACGTACGTTCACGGCAATGTCATCGGCTCGCTGACCGTGACCGCCGACGCCGTCCTCGTGGGCTCGTACGACGGGAACCTGTACTGCCTCGAGAAGGACACTGGATCAGTGCGTTGGACGGTCGAAAACCGTGGCCACGTGACCAGCGAGCCGGTGCCTCGAGACGGTCGGATCTACTACGCCGAGCGAGCGTCGATCGCGAACTACTGGGACGACGAACTGGAGACGGTGTTCGAGGCTCCCGGGCACGCATACTGTCTGGTTCCGGAGGAGTGA
- a CDS encoding DUF7124 domain-containing protein, whose product MNGGSDMTLAFELEALKAVASPEAVFDDARGWSSYVGVVSEEPTYVVTNFTRKNRVRQDFFSGPRGKAESLESVKRQFDTERHVFVGVDDADEALAEEVGWEFLHVEDAAEAAEWTLASDQSASIDAEEDVRDDWP is encoded by the coding sequence ATGAACGGCGGAAGCGATATGACGCTCGCGTTCGAACTCGAGGCCCTGAAAGCGGTGGCCTCCCCGGAGGCCGTCTTCGACGACGCCCGGGGCTGGAGTTCCTACGTGGGGGTCGTCTCCGAGGAGCCGACGTACGTCGTCACGAACTTCACGCGAAAGAACAGGGTCAGACAGGACTTCTTCTCCGGCCCACGCGGGAAAGCCGAGAGCTTAGAGAGCGTCAAACGCCAGTTCGACACCGAGCGACACGTGTTCGTCGGTGTCGATGACGCGGACGAAGCACTGGCCGAGGAGGTCGGCTGGGAGTTCCTCCACGTCGAGGACGCCGCGGAGGCCGCCGAGTGGACGCTCGCCAGCGATCAGTCTGCCTCGATCGACGCCGAGGAGGACGTCCGCGACGACTGGCCATAG
- a CDS encoding DUF7501 family protein: protein MSTHATHWSDTATCPFCGSELADPGAGFVDHIGASPDCQTEFDSWRENVADDLGGTWSG from the coding sequence ATGTCGACGCACGCAACCCACTGGAGTGATACCGCGACCTGCCCGTTCTGTGGCAGTGAGCTCGCCGACCCCGGTGCCGGGTTCGTCGATCACATCGGGGCGAGCCCCGACTGCCAGACCGAGTTCGATAGCTGGCGCGAGAACGTCGCCGACGACCTCGGCGGTACCTGGAGCGGGTAA
- the ilvD gene encoding dihydroxy-acid dehydratase → MSSDDVFDHGKDERLQSRDVTEGADRAPHRAMFRAMGFDDADFGSPMIGVANPAADITPCNVHLDDVAASALEGVDDAGGMPIEFGTITISDAISMGTEGMKASLISRELIADSVELVAFGERMDGLVTVAGCDKNLPGMMLAAIRTDLPSVFLYGGSIMPGQHDGRDVTIVQVFEGVGAHATGEMDADELDDLERHACPGAGSCGGMFTANTMASISEALGLAPLGSASPPAEDEERYTVAERAGELAVEVVAENRRPSDILSRKSFENAIALQTAIGGSTNGVLHLLALAREADVDLEIGDFDDISKRTPKIADLQPGGDSVMNDLHEIGGVPVVIRRLLGADLFHGDAMTVTGRTIEAELAHLEETGALAASDETVDAPFLYTVDEPKEAEGAIKILEGNLAPDGAVLKVTGDDAFHHEGPARIFENEEDAMAYVQEGHIESGDVIVIRNEGPRGGPGMREMLGVTAAVVGAGHEDDVALITDGRFSGATRGPMIGHVAPEAFVGGPIGVLEDGDVITVDIPDRTLAVDLDDDELEARRDVWERPEPAYEGGVLAKYCRDFDSAANGAVTNPRLTRD, encoded by the coding sequence ATGAGCAGTGACGACGTGTTCGATCACGGAAAGGACGAGCGCCTCCAGAGTCGCGACGTGACGGAGGGGGCCGACCGAGCACCCCACCGGGCGATGTTTCGAGCGATGGGGTTCGACGACGCCGACTTCGGATCACCGATGATCGGCGTGGCGAACCCGGCGGCGGACATCACGCCCTGTAACGTCCACCTCGACGACGTTGCCGCGTCGGCGCTCGAGGGCGTCGACGACGCTGGCGGGATGCCGATCGAGTTCGGTACGATCACGATTTCGGATGCCATCTCGATGGGCACCGAGGGGATGAAGGCCTCACTAATCTCGCGGGAACTCATCGCCGACAGCGTCGAACTCGTGGCCTTCGGCGAACGGATGGACGGCCTCGTCACCGTCGCCGGCTGTGACAAGAACCTCCCCGGAATGATGCTGGCGGCGATCCGAACCGACCTCCCCAGCGTCTTCCTCTACGGCGGGTCGATCATGCCCGGCCAGCACGACGGACGCGACGTCACCATCGTCCAGGTGTTCGAGGGCGTCGGGGCCCACGCCACCGGCGAGATGGACGCCGACGAACTCGACGACCTCGAGCGCCACGCCTGCCCCGGTGCCGGTTCCTGTGGCGGAATGTTCACGGCGAACACCATGGCTTCGATTTCCGAAGCATTAGGGCTGGCCCCGCTCGGAAGTGCGTCGCCACCCGCGGAGGACGAGGAGCGCTATACGGTCGCCGAGCGCGCCGGCGAACTCGCCGTCGAGGTCGTTGCGGAGAACCGTCGCCCCTCGGACATCCTCTCGCGGAAATCGTTTGAGAACGCCATTGCCCTCCAGACGGCCATCGGTGGCTCGACCAACGGCGTCCTCCACCTGCTCGCGCTCGCCCGCGAGGCGGACGTCGACCTCGAAATCGGGGACTTCGACGACATCTCGAAACGCACCCCCAAAATCGCCGACTTGCAGCCAGGCGGCGACAGTGTGATGAACGACCTCCACGAGATCGGCGGTGTCCCGGTCGTCATCCGTCGGTTGCTCGGGGCAGACCTCTTTCACGGCGACGCGATGACCGTAACGGGGCGGACGATCGAAGCGGAACTCGCTCACCTCGAGGAGACGGGCGCGCTAGCAGCGAGCGACGAGACGGTCGACGCGCCGTTCCTCTACACGGTTGACGAGCCCAAAGAGGCGGAGGGGGCGATCAAGATCCTCGAGGGGAATCTCGCTCCCGACGGTGCGGTGTTGAAAGTAACGGGGGACGACGCGTTCCACCACGAGGGGCCGGCACGCATCTTCGAAAACGAGGAGGACGCGATGGCGTACGTCCAGGAGGGCCACATCGAGAGCGGCGACGTGATCGTCATCCGGAACGAGGGGCCACGCGGCGGCCCGGGCATGCGCGAGATGCTCGGCGTCACCGCGGCCGTCGTCGGCGCTGGTCACGAGGACGACGTGGCGCTCATCACCGACGGCCGATTCTCCGGTGCCACACGGGGGCCGATGATCGGCCACGTGGCCCCGGAAGCGTTCGTTGGCGGCCCAATCGGCGTGCTCGAAGACGGGGACGTGATCACGGTCGACATCCCCGACCGGACGCTGGCCGTCGACCTCGATGACGACGAACTCGAGGCCCGCCGGGACGTGTGGGAACGCCCAGAACCGGCCTACGAGGGAGGCGTGCTGGCGAAGTACTGTCGTGACTTCGACTCGGCTGCCAACGGTGCCGTAACGAACCCGCGGTTGACTCGAGATTGA
- a CDS encoding HalOD1 output domain-containing protein — MEQDHRTGLAIIETVAERKGIDPLEVEPPLYESVDVDALEALFRSRAGQSTVTISFEYAGYLVTLEGPDTVRLTPLASDAAEETHSQDQSFEANL; from the coding sequence ATGGAGCAGGATCATCGGACTGGGCTCGCGATCATCGAAACGGTTGCCGAACGGAAGGGAATAGACCCCCTCGAAGTCGAGCCACCCCTGTACGAATCGGTCGACGTCGACGCGCTCGAGGCGCTCTTTCGATCCCGGGCCGGCCAGTCCACCGTCACCATCTCCTTCGAATATGCGGGCTATCTCGTCACGCTCGAGGGGCCTGATACGGTTCGGCTGACACCGCTGGCGAGCGACGCGGCCGAGGAGACACACTCACAGGATCAGTCGTTCGAAGCCAATTTGTAA
- the phoU gene encoding phosphate signaling complex protein PhoU: MARTSYQEQLRELRSEICYMGEVVMERLRMGLDALEQKDEALANDVITGDSEVNRMYLDLEQQCINLLALQQPVASDLRFIASSFKIITDLERIGDLAVNLGEYTIDAERDLFPDVDVQAMGELTLEMVDDAMQAYDGEDTDACHELASRDDDLDHFAERASEIVVRDLIERELDAPDEVEYLLQDVSRLLLTIRDLERVGDHAVNIAARTLYMVENDDELIY, encoded by the coding sequence ATGGCCAGAACCTCCTATCAGGAACAGCTCCGGGAGCTTCGTTCGGAGATCTGTTACATGGGCGAGGTCGTGATGGAACGACTTCGGATGGGGCTCGACGCCCTCGAGCAAAAGGACGAAGCGCTCGCCAACGACGTGATCACTGGCGATAGCGAGGTCAACCGCATGTACCTCGACCTCGAGCAACAGTGTATCAACCTTCTTGCACTCCAGCAACCCGTCGCCAGCGACCTGCGATTTATCGCCTCCTCGTTCAAGATCATCACCGACCTCGAGCGCATCGGCGACCTCGCGGTCAATCTTGGGGAGTACACGATCGACGCCGAACGCGACCTGTTTCCGGACGTCGACGTACAGGCGATGGGAGAACTCACCCTCGAGATGGTTGACGATGCGATGCAGGCCTACGACGGGGAGGATACCGACGCCTGTCACGAACTTGCCTCCCGGGACGACGACCTCGATCACTTTGCCGAACGAGCGAGCGAAATCGTCGTCAGGGATCTGATCGAGCGCGAACTCGACGCTCCAGACGAAGTCGAGTACCTCTTACAGGACGTCTCCCGGCTCTTGTTGACGATCCGTGACCTCGAGCGCGTCGGCGATCACGCCGTCAACATCGCCGCACGGACGCTGTACATGGTCGAAAACGACGACGAACTCATTTACTAA